The following are encoded together in the Salvia hispanica cultivar TCC Black 2014 chromosome 6, UniMelb_Shisp_WGS_1.0, whole genome shotgun sequence genome:
- the LOC125192597 gene encoding E3 ubiquitin-protein ligase MIEL1 isoform X2 yields MLMEGSPNDRLTFGKMGYGCKHYRRRCKIRAPCCNEVYDCRHCHNEAMSMQRKIYDRHDLVRSDVKQVICSVCDTEQPVAHVCVNCGVNMGEYFCEICKFYDDDIEKKQFHCDDCGICRIGGRENFFHCKKCGSCYSISLRNNHLCVEDSMRHHCPICYEYLFDSLKDVTVMKCGHTMHSECYDELIKRDRFCCPICSKSIMDMSMAWKRIDEEIEATMMPEEYRYKKVWILCNDCNDTTEVYFHIIGQKCSHCESYNTRTIAPPVLPQ; encoded by the exons ATGCTAATGGAAGGCAGCCCCAATGATCGCCTCACCTTTGGCAAGATGGGTTATGG ATGCAAGCATTATAGAAGAAGATGCAAGATTCGAGCTCCATGCTGCAACGAAGTCTATGATTGCCGTCATTGCCACAATGAAGCCATG AGTATGCAGCGCAAGATTTATGATCGTCATGATCTAGTCCGGAGCGATGTGAAACAA GTTATTTGTTCTGTTTGCGACACGGAGCAGCCT GTTGCACATGTTTGTGTGAATTGTGGCGTCAATATGGGAGAGTATTTTTGCGAAATATGCAAATTCTACGATGATGAT ATTGAGAAAAAACAATTTCACTGTGATGATTGTGGGA TCTGCAGGATTGGAGGTcgagagaacttttttcactGCAAGAAGTGTG GCTCTTGCTATTCAATTAGTTTACGCAACAACCACCTCTGCGTGGAGGATTCCATGAGGCATCACTGCCCTATATGCTATGag TATCTATTTGACTCCCTCAAAGATGTGACGGTCATGAAATGTGGACACACCATGCATTCTGAATGTTACGATGAGCTGATAAAGCGTGACAG GTTCTGCTGCCCTATATGTTCCAAGTCAATCATGGACATGTCTATGGCGTGGAAGAGAATAGACGAGGAA ATTGAAGCGACCATGATGCCCGAGGAATACAGATACAAGAAGGTATGGATTTTGTGCAATGACTGCAATGACACGACTGAAGTTTACTTCCACATAATCGGCCAGAAATGCAGCCACTGTGAATCGTATAATACTAGAACAATTGCTCCTCCCGTTCTTCCTCAGTAA
- the LOC125191896 gene encoding transcription factor TT8-like — protein MSQGENAESANCKLKEEELRDLFLQIMEGYNDSAIPPLSYFSTPQIPNNEHNIQNSRKMQKIESDKNLSERKRRDQLTQNFSLLQSMVPSLLTARKPSKLRILDNTVNYIKFLQEEAERLEGLKKFQSKLRRVERPSHSKCTDHNSVNVTISDSAVFLAIQLPSRQGSVLNILRILQRHEAEVMEARINVSDEKVMTFTATVKLGGHGGSSIDKMRQDILSSLHLLNRS, from the exons ATGAGCCAAGGGGAAAACGCAGAATCGGCGAACTGCAAACTCAAAGAAGAGGAGCTCAGAGATTTGTTTCTCCAAATTATGGAGGGATACAATGATTCTGCAATCCCACCATTATCATATTTCTCCACTCCCCAAATCCCCAATAATGAACACAACATCCAGAATTCGAGAAAGATGCAGAAAATTGAATCCGATAAAAATCTGAGTGAGCGCAAGAGAAGGGACCAATTGACTCAgaatttttctcttcttcaatCAATGGTGCCTTCCCTTCTCACAGCACGTAAg CCCAGCAAACTAAGGATACTGGACAATACAGTAAACTATATCAAATTCCTTCAAGAAGAGGCAGAGAGGTTGGAAGGTCTGAAGAAATTTCAGAGCAAACTGCGCAGGGTGGAAAGGCCTAGTCACTCAAAATGCACAGATCACAACTCTGTCAATGTTACCATCTCTGACTCTGCGGTGTTTCTCGCCATTCAACTGCCCTCTAGGCAGGGCTCAGTGCTCAACATACTGAGGATTCTACAGAGGCATGAAGCTGAAGTTATGGAGGCACGGATTAATGTTAGTGACGAGAAGGTGATGACATTCACAGCCACGGTGAAGCTTGGAGGTCATGGAGGCAGCTCTATTGATAAGATGAGACAAGATATACTATCTTCATTACATTTACTGAACAGAAGTTGA
- the LOC125197254 gene encoding UPF0329 protein ECU05_1680/ECU11_0050-like: MGCGESKHAVATQNTITKSKSKSKSKSRSIRKQGAEIPKNDVNVTANADKDSETLKKNENQAVEIPKNIESEAVKAKDDEEEEVKVEKNKEIEVAAAVSKVVEKEEEKKEKIIKNEELKEDKKEEVKPEVVEQEIPAAIEVVQEIKNVELKEEKKDEVKADQEEVVSQQVEDAPSSSSANEKIPQGENVVVEGESNVAIAEEEDKTGKEELAQEIKPSAEEKKPADQSEGDVVVAAAAAAADVKGN, encoded by the exons atgGGTTGCGGAGAATCAAAGCATGCTGTTGCAACACAAAACACCATCACCAAGAGCAAGAGCAAGAGCAAGAGCAAGAGCAGGAGCATCAGAAAACAAGGGGCTGAAATCCCCAAAAATGATGTAAATGTGACTGCAAATGCTGATAAGGATTCAGAAactttgaagaaaaatgaaaaccaaGCTGTTGAGATTCCCAAGAATATAGAATCCGAGGCTGTTAAGGCCAaggatgatgaagaagaagaagtcaAGGTAGAGAAGAACAAGGAGATTGAAGTGGCTGCTGCTGTTTCTAAGGTTGtggagaaggaggaggagaagaaagaaaagatcATCAAGAATGAGGAATTGAAGGAAGACAAAAAAGAGGAGGTTAAGCCTGAAGTGGTGGAGCAAGAAATCCCTGCAGCCATTGAGGTTGTGCAAGAGATCAAGAATGTGGAATTGAaggaagagaagaaagatgaGGTCAAGGCTGATCAAGAAGAGGTGGTTTCCCAGCAAGTAGAAGATGCTCCTTCTTCTTCTAGTGCTAATGAGAAGATCCCCCAAGGCGAAAACGTCGTCGTTGAGGGAGAAAGCAATGTTGCAATTGCAGAGGAAGAAGACAAGACAGGAAAAG AAGAGTTGGCTCAAGAAATAAAGCCTTCTGCAGAAGAGAAGAAACCTGCTGATCAAAGT GAGGGTGACGTTGTAgtagcagcagcagcagcagcagctgaTGTCAAGGGAAACTGA
- the LOC125192597 gene encoding E3 ubiquitin-protein ligase MIEL1 isoform X1, producing the protein MLMEGSPNDRLTFGKMGYGCKHYRRRCKIRAPCCNEVYDCRHCHNEAMSMQRKIYDRHDLVRSDVKQVICSVCDTEQPVAHVCVNCGVNMGEYFCEICKFYDDDIEKKQFHCDDCGICRIGGRENFFHCKKCGSCYSISLRNNHLCVEDSMRHHCPICYEYLFDSLKDVTVMKCGHTMHSECYDELIKRDRFCCPICSKSIMDMSMAWKRIDEEIEATMMPEEYRYKKVWILCNDCNDTTEVYFHIIGQKCSHCESYNTRTIAPPVLPQ; encoded by the exons ATGCTAATGGAAGGCAGCCCCAATGATCGCCTCACCTTTGGCAAGATGGGTTATGG ATGCAAGCATTATAGAAGAAGATGCAAGATTCGAGCTCCATGCTGCAACGAAGTCTATGATTGCCGTCATTGCCACAATGAAGCCATG AGTATGCAGCGCAAGATTTATGATCGTCATGATCTAGTCCGGAGCGATGTGAAACAA GTTATTTGTTCTGTTTGCGACACGGAGCAGCCT GTTGCACATGTTTGTGTGAATTGTGGCGTCAATATGGGAGAGTATTTTTGCGAAATATGCAAATTCTACGATGATGAT ATTGAGAAAAAACAATTTCACTGTGATGATTGTGGGATCTGCAG GATTGGAGGTcgagagaacttttttcactGCAAGAAGTGTG GCTCTTGCTATTCAATTAGTTTACGCAACAACCACCTCTGCGTGGAGGATTCCATGAGGCATCACTGCCCTATATGCTATGag TATCTATTTGACTCCCTCAAAGATGTGACGGTCATGAAATGTGGACACACCATGCATTCTGAATGTTACGATGAGCTGATAAAGCGTGACAG GTTCTGCTGCCCTATATGTTCCAAGTCAATCATGGACATGTCTATGGCGTGGAAGAGAATAGACGAGGAA ATTGAAGCGACCATGATGCCCGAGGAATACAGATACAAGAAGGTATGGATTTTGTGCAATGACTGCAATGACACGACTGAAGTTTACTTCCACATAATCGGCCAGAAATGCAGCCACTGTGAATCGTATAATACTAGAACAATTGCTCCTCCCGTTCTTCCTCAGTAA